AACTATCTGACTCCTACCAGTCTGGTCTAGGGAAGGAGAAGTTTCAACCACATCTACCACTTTAACTTTCTCTCTTGATGCCAGATAGGTGCAGATGCTGAACAACTGCGCCGAGCTAAGTCCTGAGGGGCTGGGTGCGCTTACTCCTGAGACTTCTGCCAGACCAACACAGTCGATATCTACACTCAGATAAACACAGTCAGCCCCCTCAGATGCGATCGAGTAAGCAGACCTGGCAATAGCTAGTGCCCCTTCTTTCAGCACGTCGCTAGCTGTAAAGACTTTCACCCCTAGCTTTTCTGCTCTGTTAGCGTAGAAGAGAGAATTCAGAAAGCCGTGCTGACCTATGTAGGCTACCCTTCCTTTCAATCTTTCACCATGCCTCTTTAAAGCAAGGTAGTAGGAGGAGCCGCTTGTTGGCTTGCCAGCTATCTCTCCTCTCATGTCGTAATGTGAGTCGACAACTATGAGTCCAAGGTTCCCGCACTTCGAAAGAGCAGTTATCGCAGGAAGAGATATGCTGTTGTCTCCCCCTATCAATATAAGCAATGAGCTGGGTCTTATGCATCTTCTTACCTCTTTCCCGATGGCTCTGTGCACATCCTTTACATCTTGCTCATTCAACACCAAATCCCCAAGGTCGTAAATTCTGGCTCTTGCCAGGCTGATCCCAATCTCCGGATTGAAGTTTGAATTGAACCTCAGTGCTTCTCTGATAGCCCTAGGTGCCTCTGATGAGCCCTTTCTTCCCAGCGTTGCTCCGTCGAAAGGAATGCCGAGTATGTTGACAGATTCGTTCATCGGTGCGTTTGATCTCCTTATTATCGAAACCATTCTTCTGTCATGCCTGTCCTTGTAGGTTGGGGTCGGGTAAGCTGCTGCCTCTTTCCTCATGCTGGGAACAGTTGACAGATATCAAAATAAAGTTTGGGTGAAGGTATTAACAGGTGCTGCTGATGAGGGATGGATGCGAACCTCTTATTAAAGGGCTGATTCCGTGCAGAGAGACAGAATTGCATCTCGATGGCAAATCTCTTAACCTGGAAAACATTTCTCTTTACCTTTTGTCCGATGAAGAGGTGCTACTCTCTTCAGATTCACTTGAAAGAGTTAGAAGTTTCAGGAAAAGGCTGGAGGAGAGACTGAGCAGAGGGGAGCAAGTATACGGCTCGACGACCGGGTTCGGGGTGCTCTCCAGGAAGAAAATTGAAGACCTCGAAATGGTTGAGCTGCAGAAGAACCTGGTAAGAAGTCATGCGGTAGGAGCGGGAATACCTATGCCTGACGATGTTGTTAGAGTAGCTATGCTCGTGAAGCTAAATTCCCTTCTGAGAGGAAACAGCTGCGTGAGGCCGGAGGTTGTGGAAATCATGGCTCAAATGATGAATAAGCATATCATTCCTGTGATACCCAGCTACGGGTCGCTCGGGGCAAGCGGAGACTTGGCTCCCTCAGCATACCTAGCAATGGCGATGATCGGAGAAGGGGAGGCAAAGTATGGTGGCAGAATTCTGCCATCAGGAAGAGCGCTCGAAGAAGCGGGTTTAAAGCCATTGGTTCTTCAGCCTAAAGAAGGATTATCTCTCCTCAACGGTACATGCTTTACAACTGCATTTGCAGTTATCGCATCGATAGAATTGAAGCATATCCTCAGCTGGGCGAATTGCTGCACGGCTCTGGCTTCAGAGGTTATGCATGCTTGCAAACAATCGTTCGATGCCAGGTTGATGGACATGAGAGGTTTAGCAGGGCAGAAAGAAGTGGCAGCATCTCTCATGAAGCTACTTGAAGGAACCAAAAGACTCAGGGACGACCCTATACCGCAGGACCCTTACTCAATAAGATGCGTACCCCAGGTGCATGGGGCAGTAGTTGAGTCTTTACGTTTTGCAGCGGGAATCGTTGAATCTGAGCTGAATTCTGTGACAGATAACCCTGTAATGAGCGAAGACGGGGCTATTCTGCACGGAGGCAATTTTCATGCACAGCCTGTGGCGATGGTGCTGGATGTGCTTTCAATCTCATCAACGTATATTTCACAGCTGTCACTTGCCAGAATTCACAAACTGATGGAAAAGAGCATAGCTGAAAAGAGGGACTTTTTAGCTAAAAGGCCAGGCCTCGAATCCGGTCTCATGCTGACAGAGTACCTTGCAGTGGCTCTCAACAACGCAAACTCTGTGCTGCTGCACCCAGCCTCATCATATCCAGCAGACGTATCTGCTGGGGTAGAAGACCATGCCAGCCATGGAGTCAACGCAGGATTGAAGGCTCTTGAGATACTCAGCAACGTCTCGAGAGTTCTGGCGGTAGAGTTGATTTCGCTCTCCAATTTCTTGGATGGAGATGAGGAAGGCCTTGCAGATAATTCTAAACTAGTTTTGAGGTTTGTAAGGAATTTGAGCCCGCCGTTGAAAGGGGATAGAAGCCTGGGAAGCGAAATAGAGGGACTCGCTTTAGCAATTAGGAAGAAAATGCCTCCAGCTAGGGGTATATTCTGATTCCTCTTTTGTAGACAGAGCGCACATAGCTTCCCCCTATCCTGTACGGAAGGAACCTGTAACTGGGCATCTCGTACATTGCAAAATCTGCCAGGTTGCCCTCCTTTATGGCTCCCCTGTCGTTCAGCGAAAG
This is a stretch of genomic DNA from Conexivisphaerales archaeon. It encodes these proteins:
- a CDS encoding arginase family protein, whose translation is MRKEAAAYPTPTYKDRHDRRMVSIIRRSNAPMNESVNILGIPFDGATLGRKGSSEAPRAIREALRFNSNFNPEIGISLARARIYDLGDLVLNEQDVKDVHRAIGKEVRRCIRPSSLLILIGGDNSISLPAITALSKCGNLGLIVVDSHYDMRGEIAGKPTSGSSYYLALKRHGERLKGRVAYIGQHGFLNSLFYANRAEKLGVKVFTASDVLKEGALAIARSAYSIASEGADCVYLSVDIDCVGLAEVSGVSAPSPSGLSSAQLFSICTYLASREKVKVVDVVETSPSLDQTGRSQIVAATTLCYLAAGFELRKLMKLPLRKLRG
- a CDS encoding aromatic amino acid ammonia-lyase — translated: MRDGCEPLIKGLIPCRETELHLDGKSLNLENISLYLLSDEEVLLSSDSLERVRSFRKRLEERLSRGEQVYGSTTGFGVLSRKKIEDLEMVELQKNLVRSHAVGAGIPMPDDVVRVAMLVKLNSLLRGNSCVRPEVVEIMAQMMNKHIIPVIPSYGSLGASGDLAPSAYLAMAMIGEGEAKYGGRILPSGRALEEAGLKPLVLQPKEGLSLLNGTCFTTAFAVIASIELKHILSWANCCTALASEVMHACKQSFDARLMDMRGLAGQKEVAASLMKLLEGTKRLRDDPIPQDPYSIRCVPQVHGAVVESLRFAAGIVESELNSVTDNPVMSEDGAILHGGNFHAQPVAMVLDVLSISSTYISQLSLARIHKLMEKSIAEKRDFLAKRPGLESGLMLTEYLAVALNNANSVLLHPASSYPADVSAGVEDHASHGVNAGLKALEILSNVSRVLAVELISLSNFLDGDEEGLADNSKLVLRFVRNLSPPLKGDRSLGSEIEGLALAIRKKMPPARGIF